The Xiphophorus couchianus chromosome 6, X_couchianus-1.0, whole genome shotgun sequence genomic interval tcaaacaccaaatatactttGATGTTTGATCACCAAAGTATATAGTAGTAGTACTAGTAACTGTCCCGGAACAACAGAAACCGTTTCTTGGTTGTTCTGATAAACAGTTTCAGAACAAccacaaaagcaaacattaaaagtttttcCTAACCTCTAATATTGGGGGTACAACATATCAgtagaaaggaaaataaattgtgtttctgGATTAGCCGTTTTGCAAATGGCCAAGTagttttaaatctatttaagCTTCCTTACAAGCATTTtctgtagaacattttatatgctctaaaaaaatgaataaaagactCCAAACTAGCTGCAAAATAAgttcaagctgctgctgctgctcacacaCAGCAGTTTCCTAAGATCTGGTTAAAAATTTCTGATAAACCCAACATCTCATCTTCATTTGAAAGCATGCCTAAACAGAATTTGTGAATTCTAATGTATTTTTGcaagaacaacaaagaaaagtttgaatATTAGTGAATCCAAGTGAAATGACTACTTCccatatttgtgtgtttgttttttgtggagATTCAGTTTTCCAGGATTAATGAAAGCTTTTCCACATatttcacatgaaaaaggcctctcacctgtaTGAGTTTTCTTGTGGAGATTTAAATTACTAATGtgagagaaactttttccacatgtttgacAAGGAAAAGGCCTCTCGCCTGTGTGAGTTCTTCTATGAACATtcaaatttgaaacatttacaaaacattttccacatgtttcacaagaaaaaggtttttcacctgtgtgagtttTCATGTGAAGATTTAAATGACTAATTTGAGAGAAACATTTTCCGCATGATTTGCATAAAAACGGTTTCTCACCCGAGTGTGTTCTCTgatgtacatttaaataatgaatcagggagaaacgttttccacatttttgacATGAATAAAActtctcacctgtgtgtatCTTCTTGTGGAAATTTAAATTAACAACATGAGAGAAACTTTTCCCACATAATTGGCATAAAaagggcttctcacctgtatgGGCTCTCTGGTGtgcatttaaatgttgaattatagagaaactttttccacacatTTGACATGAAAAACACCTCTCGCCTGTATGATATTTTTTGTGTacatttaaattacaatttagagaaaaactTTTCCCACATGTTTTGCATGTAAAGGGTCTTTCGCCAGTATGAAGttttttgtgcacatttaaATGACCAATTTGAGAGAAGCATTTACCGCATGTTTCACATGAAAAAGGTCTCTCACCTGTGTGTATTCTCATATGAACAGTCAAAGTTGCTTTCTTTAAGAACAATTTTCCACATGTTTCACAAGAAAAACGCCTCTCACCTTTGTGGGTTCTGTAATGCTTAACCAGGTTGCACTGATTTTTAAGACTTCTCCCACAAATATCACATTTGAAAGAACTTTTCTTTGTGTCAGTATGAGACTGACTCTCAGACACAGTGTAGCTGCTTTCTTCTTGATCTTTGCTCTCGACTACAGGAGAGATATGAAGGGAAAGCTGCTCGGTTCTTGGTTCCTCTTCAGTCAAACCATCTGCCTGAAGAGTAGAAGTCTCCATCGAAGCAACAATCTGCTTCTGGACAAGCGGCTCTCTCTCCTGACTACCGTAGACGTCCATCTGGTTATGTCTACATGGTAAATGTTCTAGTTCTGGTTTTTCACAGGGAAGTGCAGAAGTAtctgttttgtccttttctttgttgatcagtggtggttctggttctttttttccttcttccagTGGAAGTTCTGGTTCCATCTGTACTTTTTCAGTCCACTGATGTCCTACTTCCTCCTCGTTGTGACTGGTCTTCCTCCCTTGATGACAGACCTGCTGGATGGCAAACGTTTCCTCTTTGGAGACATGTGGCTTCTGGAGGTCTGTGGAGACAAAGGAAGTGATCATTAAGCTAACTGAATTGGTCACGGTCTCATGCATCTACCTGGCTGTTCCTGATGATCCTGGACTGTAAGCACCACTTTTTGCATCTTAACTTATTTTGTAATGCTTAATTGAAGAGACGGTAACGTTTGCAGTGTAAAGTGTCATCCACACATTGGCAGCCCTGGTAAAGACGATCAAGAGATTTAagttaaattcatattttttgctgcagcagcacaaatTCACACCAAATTTAATTTGAGGACATATATTCCCCAAATTTGCCCATATCTACAGCCCATTGCAAGTTTCTATCTACTTCACAATTGTTGAGTTTTGCTCGGACCACATGGGAACTACAGCCACTGTGGAAGCTCAAACCTGGTGTTTCAGTGAAGTTACCCACTGCTGCTACCTCTGAACTTAGACAGACAATGAATTGAACGGAGATGGTGAGATCTCTGTTACACGCTTAAAGGAGAATCATGCATTTATGCATGATTTTCACATTAGTTAACTCCAGTTATCATTTCATACAGGGGGACAGTTCGTGGTGAGTTTGACTTGTTCTGCAACACTTTAATCTGAGTTGCAACACTATAAAACTTCGTAGCATCAAAGCCAGCAGCTAAAAAATGTTCAGCCCCGTTtagcagcagctggagctgcagcaacTATCGCCGCTGACGGATCTCTGCTGTCTTCAgtgaaaacatcagcaccttTATCCAGACCTACCAGAActttgtctctgcagctccgAACCGACTCTGTGTAGCTTAATTTCTGGTTTCCAGTTGATCCCCATCATCCTGCGCTGAGCATCGAGCTCTTCCTCGTAGCAAATGATGGTTTTTTCAACCTCGGTGAAGATTTcttgagcagcagcagttagtcTCTCTCTGATAAAATCTCTGAGATGCTGAGCTGAAGACATGGTTGctgaaatattcagtttaaataCGATAACACAACCATCTTCCAACTCAGCCCACACAAACTGCTGAGgccattttttgtttaacttccGCTTGGTGTCATGTTGAGACAAAGCAGTTGATTGGTCCATTTCCGCCCCTGCTGGACTGGAGTGGAACCGCAGATTGGCAGAGaaggacctcgctgcagcaaacagaaaggggcggggaaggaccactgtcagtctcataccttatttggaacAACACAACTAATctaattacattactaaatcagaataccacaaagtctttattatttactattaatttcGGGATTTCTGGCAccgtaaaagataaattatcttataaaacaccatatttttttcattttcttaaggatgtagagctaattaaagatagatagatagatagatagccctgcgacagactggcgacctgtccagggcgtaccccgcctcccgcctggaacgtggCTGGAGGTGGGcgccagcaaccctcccgaccccattagggacaagggtgaacagacaatggatggatggatggatggatggatagatagatagatagatagatagatagatagatagatagatagatagatagatagatagatagatagatagatagatagatagatagatagatagatagatagatagatagatagatagatagatagatagatagcatttattgtcattgaacagaattcaacgaaatttccattgcagctcccgtgcaaaaggtcaaatatatacagtataaataagcaaacacacaacaataataataacaatatatacaactaaattaactaaaggaactaaaggcactcaaccacaccaaagaagtagcagcaggtccaattatggcaaagtacagataatgtgacagtgcaaagtgcagaacaatatggctgtgtgggggtgggggatatgtatgt includes:
- the LOC114146267 gene encoding zinc finger protein OZF-like yields the protein MSSAQHLRDFIRERLTAAAQEIFTEVEKTIICYEEELDAQRRMMGINWKPEIKLHRVGSELQRQSSDLQKPHVSKEETFAIQQVCHQGRKTSHNEEEVGHQWTEKVQMEPELPLEEGKKEPEPPLINKEKDKTDTSALPCEKPELEHLPCRHNQMDVYGSQEREPLVQKQIVASMETSTLQADGLTEEEPRTEQLSLHISPVVESKDQEESSYTVSESQSHTDTKKSSFKCDICGRSLKNQCNLVKHYRTHKGERRFSCETCGKLFLKKATLTVHMRIHTGERPFSCETCGKCFSQIGHLNVHKKLHTGERPFTCKTCGKSFSLNCNLNVHKKYHTGERCFSCQMCGKSFSIIQHLNAHQRAHTGEKPFLCQLCGKSFSHVVNLNFHKKIHTGEKFYSCQKCGKRFSLIHYLNVHQRTHSGEKPFLCKSCGKCFSQISHLNLHMKTHTGEKPFSCETCGKCFVNVSNLNVHRRTHTGERPFPCQTCGKSFSHISNLNLHKKTHTGERPFSCEICGKAFINPGKLNLHKKQTHKYGK